In Mytilus edulis chromosome 4, xbMytEdul2.2, whole genome shotgun sequence, the following proteins share a genomic window:
- the LOC139520897 gene encoding G-protein coupled receptor dmsr-1-like, translating into MSVTLSNITSIVTSSMNSTERMNTSPVTCRPGDALFTSVNSSSLTPLQVFGVAYAYLHGYISICVCLFGFMANMANIIVLTRKNMISSTNFILTWLAIADLFTMLDYFPFAVHFYILKDVDLPPLFTRGYGWICFLLFHGSFSICCHTIAIWLTIALAIFRFLYIWFPTRGSTLCSLDHAKKVIVVIIVSTIIFTIPNVIANDFDFVNVCEKTINTTNTSTVIYKREKIYKWKLRQENAFFQFNESLNFFVQASLMKIIPCIMLTLLTILLVVAMHRAYKRRMALKNKGKKEDSDKHNEHNRTTLMLLAVVVLFLITELPQGIMTILNIVDIERFYESVYMPLGDLFDITALCNNAINFVLYCTMSTQFRETFRQTFCSCCPKIRPGWRKMGVAHAERNGATVTTTHV; encoded by the coding sequence ATGTCTGTGACACTATCAAACATCACTTCTATTGTGACGTCGTCAATGAATTCAACAGAAAGAATGAATACGTCACCGGTGACATGTAGGCCGGGGGACGCGTTATTTACTAGCGTCAATAGTTCGTCACTTACCCCTTTACAAGTATTTGGAGTTGCTTATGCCTACTTACATGGATACATCAGTATTTGCGTTTGTCTTTTTGGTTTCATGGCGAACATGGCAAACATAATAGTATTGACAAGGAAAAATATGATTTCATCGACAAATTTTATCTTAACATGGCTAGCTATAGCGGATTTATTTACGATGCTTGATTACTTCCCATTCGCAGTGCATTTTTACATCCTGAAAGATGTGGATTTACCCCCGCTGTTTACCCGCGGCTACGGTTGGATTTGTTTTCTTCTGTTCCATGGCAGCTTCAGCATATGTTGTCACACAATAGCAATATGGCTAACAATAGCGCTGgctatttttagatttttatacatATGGTTTCCAACGAGAGGTAGCACTTTATGTTCACTGGATCATGCTAAAAAAGTCATCGTTGTGATAATTGTCagtacaattattttcacaatacctAACGTTATTGCAAACGACTTTGATTTTGTGAATGTGTGCGAGAAAACCATCAATACAACAAACACAAGTACTGTGAtatataaaagagaaaaaatatacaaatggaAACTCCGACAAGAAAATGCCTTCTTTCAATTTAACGaatctttaaacttttttgtacAAGCCAGCTTGATGAAAATAATTCCATGTATAATGCTGACACTTCTTACAATCTTGCTTGTTGTTGCCATGCATCGAGCGTATAAAAGACGAATGGCTTTAAAGAACAAGGGTAAGAAAGAGGACTCAGACAAGCACAATGAACACAACCGCACTACGTTAATGTTACTAGCCGTCGTGGTTTTGTTCCTAATTACAGAGCTACCACAAGGTATCATGACAATTCTCAACATAGTTGATATCGAAAGATTTTACGAAAGTGTGTATATGCCTCTCGGTGACTTATTTGACATTACGGCTTTGTGTAACAACGCGATTAACTTTGTCTTGTATTGTACGATGAGCACACAATTCAGAGAAACTTTTCGTCAAACATTCTGTAGTTGTTGCCCCAAAATTCGTCCAGGATGGAGAAAAATGGGTGTGGCACACGCTGAAAGGAATGGAGCTACAGTTACAACTACCCATGTATGA